The following nucleotide sequence is from Corylus avellana chromosome ca7, CavTom2PMs-1.0.
AAGgagaacaaaaccaaaatgcgAATGCTCTTAAAAGAAATCTCAACTACGAAACATGAAAGGAGGTGCCCCTATTCTTATGACATAAAGAGGTGCCCTCTGAGCTAGAACTTGGTAGCATTCCTTGTTTCATATGTGATAATACACCTAAAATTAACGTAATCCAAACTTATGTGGTGACATGCATACAGAaactaaattgagaaaaaaatatgggCATTAGATCAAGCAACCATGTCTagcaaacaaaacaagcaatttTCAACTAAATTATCACAGTAATGAGATTACTcatagtttagatttaaattgatcATATCCCAGATGGaatattcaaaatcaaaattctaaGAGTTAAAagcaatgaaattcaaatcaatcaTGCTCTTAATTAATCATATAACAAACCCAAAGGTGTACCGATACACCTATCTACTAAAGCTCTAGAGCTACACCCTTCCATATTGCCTAACACAACCATTTTGTTGAATGctcttttttcaattaaatgctATCACAAGATGAGTTTCTTTTCTGAAGAAGGCACTAAGGATAAATAATAAATGCATTGACGCCTCATACTGTCATATTGCTTTTCCAATATTGTCCTTCTACTTCATTATTTaagaaaacattttatattgaAGAAAGGGGAGgtatcaaaaagtgaaataatcAATTATTGGTTTCTTAAACTTTTTGATGTATTTATTACATGTATAATTATAGCACGATGAAAATGAATGGAGAATCACTTTGGCACCAATAAAAGAGGAAAGACACCATTTTGGGGCACAAGAAgcataatgaaaagaaaatcagaaacaaAAATCTACCATATCCAATCTTCTCCAACTTTGAGGCAGCAGTAGTGAAAGCCTTTGATATATAATAGAGAGCCCGTCCCTGAAACAGAAGTACATAAACAAGATGAACTAAGAGTTGGcccttcaaaattcaaatattaacGATAACAATGAAGTATCATTTCAAAGTAGCCTTTCAATTGTTATAAGTAGAATGTAGACATCTAATTTTGCCGTATCACTCTCTGGAATCTGCAATGATATTTACAATCCCAACTTCTACTCTTAAAAGAATAGTAGCTAACTACAGCTTCCATATGGCAAAAATTTAGCATAAGCATGAATACATTTGGCTTTAGGAAACACAGGTTTTCATCTTATTTGAAATGCTGGTAATGCAAATTTCATTCCAGTAAGTGCTGAAATGTTCACATTGTGCACACTTTTCAAGAATATTATAATGAGGAAAGGGGAAACATAAGAACTTACAATTCGAGCAGCAAAAACATTGCAAAGctgtggtgtttggtaaattgAACCATCCAGAATATAATAAGTCAGCATTGGTGTAACTTTTTCAGGACCATCCCTCTTTTGCTTGCGGATAACAAAAAGATGGGGCTCCATAACTTCATGTAGCATGAATTCTGTGCCAGTCATTTTCCTGTTCAACAAAAACAAGCACAATCTTTAACGATGCCATATTTTAAACATCCGAGGTCGGCCACATGAATTACAATCTTTAACAGTTCCTTAAAATTAGGTAACTATAAGTGAAAATTGCTATCATCTTGCATCCAAAAGTAACTCTGAAACCATAATTGTTAAACCTGGACAGGGCTTTAACCTTGTGTAGGTCTTGGGTCACCAGATCACTGATTCAACCAGTGGGTCACTGACTCACTGATAGAATCGCATtgccatttaaaatttaattaaaataatgctatttaagaaaagaagaaaagattgaaaaatctatgtaaaaaacccaaaacaacttatttttttgattaaatcatttaataattaattgttgAGCTCTGTTTAGGTATGTAATTGTTTATTTGACATTGACTAAACACTGCTTCTATAATGTAACTACAAGATTTGATGATCAAACATTGCGTCTAGcttcatgaaaagaaaagaaatatcagGCTCATATCAAGAAAGTCAATGCAAATAGCAATAGAGAAAGTTCATTTAGGGAAGTATATGAAAAACTCATCGGATTTGACCAGTTCATAtgcttaaaatatataattgaagaCCCGGAACAGTGTAGAGGCTAGGTCACCAGTTCAAGGTTTGGCCGCCGCCCAGACCAGTCCAGGGTTAATAACTATTGAAAGAAACAACCAAAGTTTTGGTTACCCATGTCAAAAGTAAATAAGGGATGCAGCAAAACATTCTTTTTCAGATCGAGCATACTGGCAATTAGCACGTTAGCAATCATTCTCAAAGTCCATTACCCAATTTGggaaaacccaacaaaattatTGTAATCAGCAAAACTACAGTTACAGAAGCAGAAACCATacgaaaaagaagaaaagattcaGACCATAAAACTACATCGATCCACATTGACATACACATAGATAGATGTACGCGAATATATTACTtaggggggggagggggggagatGGGCGCTTACGAGAGGTGGGAGAGATCGAGGGGGTGAATGGAGCGCATGCGAAGCTGCTCGTTGTTGCAGGTCCAGTCGTAGAACGGCGAGAGGGCGAAGTAATCGAAGACGAGATTGCGGTCGAGAGGGTAGGTGTTGAGCCAGAGCTGGTCCCTGAAGCATATCCCCGTCATGTCCGTGCCTGGAGGCGCTGGCGGAGGCGCTGGGGCCCCCTCCAACCCTGGCGGCCCAGGCCCCGCCTGTGGCGTCGCCATGTATGTATGCGGCAGTTGTGCGTGTGAGCTTTGAGAGTGTGATGCGAGGGCTTTTACAAAGCAGCCGTCGTTGTTTAGCCTTCACCAAATTCCACAGGCACAGGGTCAACAACTTTAGCTAACTTATTGCAGCGGCGTTTTTAACGTAATAAACTATTTCGCGTTACAGAATAGTGTTCTTGCGTCGAACATATAGTTGTGAAAGGATCATATAATTTCGCcgtcaattgttttttttttttacatgtccaagCCAGAGCGGGAGgagggatttgaactagtgacatttGCTTCATAATCAGACATAGTCCTTAGCCTATTGAACTACCCTTGGGGACGTCAGTTGTTT
It contains:
- the LOC132186952 gene encoding mediator of RNA polymerase II transcription subunit 6, producing the protein MATPQAGPGPPGLEGAPAPPPAPPGTDMTGICFRDQLWLNTYPLDRNLVFDYFALSPFYDWTCNNEQLRMRSIHPLDLSHLSKMTGTEFMLHEVMEPHLFVIRKQKRDGPEKVTPMLTYYILDGSIYQTPQLCNVFAARIGRALYYISKAFTTAASKLEKIGYADTENESAASESKVVKETINFKEVKRVDHILSSLQRKLPPAPPPPPFPEGYVPPSTADAEKGPEGQQSGEPQPPLVDPVIDQGPAKRMKI